The genomic DNA AATGTCAATAGGTTTGGTAATCGGTGGGGGAATGGGTAATTCATCTGCGGCCGAATCTTGTGCATTGATTCGTCCGGCAGTGAACAATAGAAGTAGTGCCGATAGAACCAATGCCAGCTTGCTGGCGCGTCGCCAAGGATGGTCAATCCCGAGTGTTAGTGAGTGGGGTGAGCTCACAAAGGCAATCATAACCACTACGACGGAAAGTGTTGTTCTTTCGTAGCCGAGCTGTGGTACATTTCGAAGAAGGGCTGGAGTCGCCTCTGGAGACACTGGGGCTAGACGCTCGGGCTAACCTCTTCCTTCATTGAACATTGCCTCGAGAAAGTCATTCGGATGAAAGGGCTCAACGTCCTCCGGTCGCTCACCAGTGCCGATGAGCTTCACGGGAATACCTAATTCATCCTGAACAGCCAGCACAATGCCCCCACGAGCCGTGCCATCAAGTTTGCTTAAAAATAAGCCACTGACATCGATGGCTTCCTGGAAGTGCCGAGCTTGAACAAGGGCGTTTTGCCCCTGGGTGGCGTCAAGCACCAAAAGGACCTCATGGGGGGCACCAGGAATCTGTTTGGCAACCACATCACGGATTTTGGTTAATTGCCGCATGAGCGACTCTTCGCTGTGCAACCTGCCAGCGGTATCAATCAAGAGTACGTCGCTATTGCGTGCCTTCGCTGCTGTTGCAGCGTCAAAAGCAACACTCGCGGGATCACTACCTGGCTCACCACGGATCAGATCAACCCCGAGACGATCTGACCAAACCGCTAGCTGTTCAATGGCTCCAGCTCGGAAAGTATCGGCAGCCGCTAGCATCACACTCTTTCCATCTTCTCGAAGAGAGTGAGCAATTTTAGCCACACTCGTTGTCTTACCGACACCGTTGACGCCTGCGACAAGAATGGCGGTGGGTCCATCTCCGGAGGTTACTATTTGGTGCTCGGATTCACGCCAGCGATCTGCGAGCAGTGTGCGAAGAAATTCGAAAACATCTTCACCACGTTTCAGCTTTCCTTGCCGTACATCTTCTCTGAGAGATGTGATGATGACCTGAGTCATTTGGACACCAACATCTGCCTTGAGAAGAAGTACTTCAATCTCGTTAATCAGGGCATCATCAAGGGTGCGGCCAGCGAGAATTGATCGTAGCGGTGAAGTCAACGTCTCCTGCGTCTTGCGGAGAGCGCCGGTCACTGCCGAGAGTGTTGCGCGGAAGAGTCCCATGAGTATTATTCTGTCGGTATCACTGTTTCAGGCAATTCAGTTTGATTGTCTTGCAGACCACCATTTTCACGTAGAAATCGGTACATCTTGTCCAGGATGCCATTAATAAACATTGGCGAATGTTCTGTGCTGAATTCCTTAGCTAGTTCAACAGCTTCATTAATGGCGACTTTTGGCGGTGTTCTTCCAAGAGCCATTTCGCAATACGCCAAGCGAAGAATAGAGCGATCAACAACAGGTTGCCTTCTGGTGGGCCAATCTTCTGCAAACTCAGTGGCCATTTCATCGGCCTGGGTGTGAATGGCCCATGCTTCCCGAGCGAGTCGCAAGGCTTCATCATGATCAGCCTCAGATCCTGGCGATTCACGAAGCGATTCACGAACGACCTCGTCTCCAATATCAGTACTAGAGTCGAATTGATACAAACACTGCAGAGCAGCACGGCGCATGTTTTGAGGTGAGTCGGTCAAGTGACAGGTTCTCTTAGAGCTCGAATCGACTGAGCCAGTTGGATTGCGGCGGCCATTGAATCATGTCCTTTATTGCCTACGGAACCGCCTGAACGTTCTTGGGCTTGCTCGATGGTCTGACAGGTTAACACACCAAGTGCGATGGGTATGCCTGTATTAACCATGATGCTACTGAGCCCTTGTACAACACCGTTTGCAATATGCTGATCGTGAGTTGTTTCGCCAGTGATGATACAACCGATGGCTACGATGGCGTCTGGACGATGGGGACGTTGTGGATCTGCCAATGCAGCACACAGACCAATCAGTTCCCAGGCCCCCGGTGCCAAGTGGCGTATGACCTGTGTGCCTTCCCCACCTGACTCCATAAAGCAGCGCACCGCGCCAGCACAGAGTGAATCTGTGATCTCACTGTGATAGCTGCTTACCGCAAGCTCAATGCGGGTACCAGTGGCGTCAATTGTGGCAAGATCTTTATCGTACATTGGAGGGGCTGCCTATTTTTGCTGATGCATCCTAGTTTGGGTGCCCAGTGGGGGCAATATGAGCGGTGAATTTATAGTCCAACGAAGATGTATCGCTCCAGCGTAAGATATAAGCCATGAGTCGTTTCCTAATGCGCATTTTGACAGCGATCCAGTTGACGCGTCTGACCATCGCTTTTGGTGCAGTCAGCGATATTTGGTTCATTATTCTGCTCACGCGTGCTGAGCCTCGTTATACACACATTCACGTGCACAATCTGCCAATTGGCCTTTCGCTTCTAGCGGGTGCCGTATTGGCACTCGGCCTCTTCGCTCATGGGGCAGCGCTCAATGATCTTCTGGATCTTCAGCATGATTCAGCGTTCAGTCCCGATCGGCCGATTCCAGCGGGACGAATTCGAATTGGGCAGGCAGTGGTGATCACGATTGGTGCCTTGCTGATGGCATTTCTTGGTGCATCAATTCTTGGTGTCTGGGCTGTTGTATTGACGCTGCTTATGGCTGCAGGCCTTCTGTTCTACAACACAGCGGGCAAATTTATACCCGCAGTGGGCTTTACAACGATTGGGCTTTTATACGTCGTACATATGCTCATTCCGAACCACGAACTCTCCTTTACGCTGCCTCTTTGGCTGATCATGACACATATCATGGCGATTTCGATGGCCGTGCATCTCTTAGAAGAGAAGAGACCGAGAATTACAACCCAGACGATCGTGATGACTTTGATTGCCTGGATCTTCTGGTCAGTGGTCATTATTGGGGCAGGGATCATGAGTCAAGGCTCACTCTGGCCTGTTGGTATTAGCCCTTGGGCTGTTGTATACCCGCTTGTAGCGGTGGCCGGTTTTCTGATCGTTGTGCAGTGGAAACTGAAATCAGTCAGTCCACGTGCTGGAGCAGAGAAGCTTCGACGCTATGGAGCTATGTGGCAAAGTCTTTATGCAGCAGCTTGGCTTCTGGCCTTGGGGATGGTTCCAGAGGCACTGGGTATGGGCATTTTTGCACTGGTGGGATTTTGTGGGATGACCATGATTCGCGAGGCAGCTGGGCTCACTGGCAGGCCAGTCGAATTCAGAAGTTAGCCCCGAGCCGCTCCATAGCGGGGTCCATTTGGCCGTCAAAAAGGCGATTAATGATTAGGAAAGACTCCAAAAAACGTATTGCTACTTAATATTTCTTGTCTCTGGCTTCGTACGAGGTAGCTTTGAGTAGATCGGCCCTGACGACCTCGCTACGGAGGAGAAGCGACGTTGCAGGGCCGGTTTATCTTTTGGACCGGCTGAGCAGGTCTAATTGCCCCCATAAAAAAAATGAGCGTATGAAGTGCGATTTTTGGCACTTGTGGCGTTTATGCAGCATAAAAGCGTCTCTTGGAGAAGAATGTTGCCTCAAAGCCACATTGTCACTTAAGTGGCCCCTCGGTCATGACGATTCCGGGGGTGCTATGAATAAAAATGATGCTCAACAACAACGTCCGATGGATTTCAACACTCAATCAATGCCTTTTGAGGGTGCTTCAGGCACCTGGCCGAAAAGGTCCGAACCAATGAGTCAGAAGCAAGAGTTACCAGATCATGTCTGGGACTTACTCTTGTCTTCACACTCAGCGATTACAGATGCTCATGAACTGATTGATAGTCATTGTGACGAGCCTATTGAGGCAGTTGCCATTGGAGACACAGTTCTCAGTCATCTTGCGACGGCCCAAGCGGCAATTGAGCGTATTGCACTGACCTACAGTAGTGCGTTGAGTGAATCGAATGATGCTGCTGAATCCGAGCCAGCCATGACAGAGAATAGAGGCACCCGGCAGGAGATCGATGAACTCGTATCCAGTCTTCGGGAATCAGCCGAGCAACTCGATATTCAACTCGATATTCAGATAGATCATCGTGCCTACGCAATGGAGGTCAATTCCATCAAGGAATTTCTTGGGCCTTCACTTCGACGAGCTGTTGAGCTCACGGCTCATGCGCCAACTGAACTCAGGCGTGTGGAATTAAGTGTTACATTTGCTGAGGCTCTTTGTGGTCGGGGAATGGTTGAGTTTCTAGTTGCTGATACGGGGCCACGAAGTGCTGAAATGGGAAGTAACTGGGGCGTTCAGTGGCATTCAGCTCAAACAGAGTTAGTGCGAGCAATCGGTGGGGTCTTCGAAGTCAT from Phycisphaerales bacterium includes the following:
- the ftsY gene encoding signal recognition particle-docking protein FtsY, producing the protein MGLFRATLSAVTGALRKTQETLTSPLRSILAGRTLDDALINEIEVLLLKADVGVQMTQVIITSLREDVRQGKLKRGEDVFEFLRTLLADRWRESEHQIVTSGDGPTAILVAGVNGVGKTTSVAKIAHSLREDGKSVMLAAADTFRAGAIEQLAVWSDRLGVDLIRGEPGSDPASVAFDAATAAKARNSDVLLIDTAGRLHSEESLMRQLTKIRDVVAKQIPGAPHEVLLVLDATQGQNALVQARHFQEAIDVSGLFLSKLDGTARGGIVLAVQDELGIPVKLIGTGERPEDVEPFHPNDFLEAMFNEGRG
- the nusB gene encoding transcription antitermination factor NusB; the encoded protein is MTDSPQNMRRAALQCLYQFDSSTDIGDEVVRESLRESPGSEADHDEALRLAREAWAIHTQADEMATEFAEDWPTRRQPVVDRSILRLAYCEMALGRTPPKVAINEAVELAKEFSTEHSPMFINGILDKMYRFLRENGGLQDNQTELPETVIPTE
- the ribH gene encoding 6,7-dimethyl-8-ribityllumazine synthase — its product is MYDKDLATIDATGTRIELAVSSYHSEITDSLCAGAVRCFMESGGEGTQVIRHLAPGAWELIGLCAALADPQRPHRPDAIVAIGCIITGETTHDQHIANGVVQGLSSIMVNTGIPIALGVLTCQTIEQAQERSGGSVGNKGHDSMAAAIQLAQSIRALREPVT
- a CDS encoding UbiA family prenyltransferase; its protein translation is MSRFLMRILTAIQLTRLTIAFGAVSDIWFIILLTRAEPRYTHIHVHNLPIGLSLLAGAVLALGLFAHGAALNDLLDLQHDSAFSPDRPIPAGRIRIGQAVVITIGALLMAFLGASILGVWAVVLTLLMAAGLLFYNTAGKFIPAVGFTTIGLLYVVHMLIPNHELSFTLPLWLIMTHIMAISMAVHLLEEKRPRITTQTIVMTLIAWIFWSVVIIGAGIMSQGSLWPVGISPWAVVYPLVAVAGFLIVVQWKLKSVSPRAGAEKLRRYGAMWQSLYAAAWLLALGMVPEALGMGIFALVGFCGMTMIREAAGLTGRPVEFRS